Proteins encoded within one genomic window of Deinococcus aerophilus:
- a CDS encoding phenylalanine--tRNA ligase subunit beta, with amino-acid sequence MKLPYSWLKELIPDLPPVSELEPTFANMGLPLEGTEEVPAPPEGVLLVAVRRAEAMEGTQLTRLTLDAGPHGERVIATGAANAVGVPPGTVVALVTPGTALGGVEYGVRTLQGVESWGMAASAKELEIGESSSGILLFPAGTAAPGTPMRELWAADTVLDVEVTPNRADVLSALGLARDLAAFLQLELREPSAGPTPSGEGEIRVGLPPRGLTIERDPSRKLRFGCDHFVARTVGGLTNGPAPLWMQRRLNLAGMRPIDLIVDTSNYVMLELGQPTALYDRRDVTGDQILVAFGLRQGEYVRDLMGGEHTVGPEDLLILDGRERPVPGVAEALEHAGEPRTGAGVLGIAGVMGGDHGHVRADTSDVVIESAHFDPVLLRRTSTRLGLKTDAVYRYERGVDPLLAPRAADRVAGLLAEAGGGQVHPGAAVVGTPEQPSAITVTGEEIRALLGMDIATSEMRALLTRLGCHVTGEGDCLSVQPPSWRVDLAIWQDVAEEVARLHGYAHLPETLPTLRVHDSNIGASAANDVRQDLRRALAGQGFQEVVTYTFSSDEEAARARAEAPGVRLRNPLTADRTALRTALYPSLLRAALAHPKGERTLLFELGRAFPASGEAERLGLLMRGPLAPATTGGGVAGGFAVFKGLIKAFAASVGAALEVRQLRGGAVPSALHPGIAGEVVWNGQAIGWMGALHPEVAQDFGLKGDTFITELGLPLPGRVWGFRDPSRAPAAWRDLAVIAPQTVGYGEVAALLRREAGDLLESVDPFDVFTGEQIGAGNRSVAVRLVFRGERTLTDAEVDPVMDRLMDAVRGQGWSIREK; translated from the coding sequence ATGAAACTGCCGTATTCCTGGCTCAAAGAACTGATTCCCGACCTGCCGCCCGTTTCCGAGCTGGAGCCGACCTTTGCCAACATGGGCCTGCCGCTGGAGGGCACCGAGGAGGTGCCGGCCCCGCCCGAGGGCGTGCTGCTCGTGGCCGTGCGCCGTGCCGAGGCAATGGAGGGCACGCAGCTCACCCGCCTGACCCTGGACGCCGGACCGCACGGCGAGCGCGTGATCGCCACCGGGGCGGCGAACGCGGTAGGGGTGCCCCCCGGCACGGTGGTGGCCCTGGTCACGCCGGGCACGGCTCTGGGCGGCGTGGAATACGGCGTGCGCACCCTGCAGGGTGTGGAGTCCTGGGGCATGGCTGCGAGTGCCAAGGAGCTGGAGATTGGGGAAAGCAGTTCGGGCATTCTGCTCTTCCCCGCCGGAACTGCCGCGCCGGGCACGCCCATGCGCGAGCTGTGGGCCGCCGATACCGTGCTGGACGTGGAGGTCACGCCCAACCGCGCCGACGTGCTGAGTGCGCTGGGCCTGGCACGCGATCTGGCTGCCTTTTTGCAGCTGGAGCTGCGTGAGCCTTCCGCCGGTCCCACACCCAGCGGCGAGGGCGAGATCCGGGTGGGGCTGCCCCCCCGGGGCCTGACCATCGAGCGCGATCCGTCGCGCAAGCTGCGCTTTGGCTGCGACCACTTCGTGGCCCGGACGGTCGGCGGCCTGACCAACGGCCCCGCTCCGCTGTGGATGCAGCGCCGGTTGAATCTGGCGGGCATGCGGCCCATCGACCTGATCGTGGACACCAGCAACTACGTGATGCTCGAACTCGGGCAGCCCACGGCGCTGTACGACCGGCGCGACGTGACTGGCGATCAGATTCTGGTGGCCTTCGGGCTGCGTCAGGGCGAGTACGTGCGCGACCTGATGGGCGGCGAACATACGGTGGGCCCCGAAGACCTGCTGATCCTCGACGGCCGGGAGCGACCGGTTCCCGGCGTGGCCGAGGCCCTGGAACACGCGGGGGAACCCCGCACCGGGGCGGGCGTGCTGGGCATCGCGGGCGTCATGGGCGGCGACCACGGACACGTGCGGGCCGATACCTCGGACGTGGTGATCGAGTCCGCGCACTTTGACCCGGTGCTGCTGCGCCGCACGAGCACCCGCCTGGGCCTCAAGACCGACGCCGTCTACCGCTACGAGCGCGGCGTGGACCCGCTGCTCGCGCCCCGGGCCGCCGACCGGGTGGCGGGTCTGCTCGCCGAGGCCGGGGGCGGGCAGGTTCACCCCGGCGCGGCAGTGGTGGGCACGCCCGAGCAGCCCAGCGCGATCACCGTGACGGGAGAAGAGATCCGCGCGTTGCTCGGCATGGACATCGCCACCTCAGAGATGCGCGCCCTGCTGACCCGGCTGGGCTGCCACGTGACCGGCGAGGGCGACTGCCTGAGCGTGCAGCCCCCGTCCTGGCGGGTGGATCTGGCAATCTGGCAGGACGTGGCCGAGGAGGTGGCCCGGTTGCACGGCTACGCCCACCTGCCCGAAACGCTGCCCACCCTGCGCGTGCATGACAGCAACATCGGGGCCTCGGCGGCCAACGACGTCCGCCAGGACCTGCGGCGCGCGCTGGCCGGTCAGGGCTTTCAGGAGGTTGTGACCTACACCTTCTCCAGCGACGAGGAGGCCGCCCGCGCCCGCGCCGAGGCTCCGGGCGTGCGCCTGCGCAATCCACTCACGGCCGACCGCACCGCGCTGCGCACCGCCCTGTACCCCAGCCTGCTGCGCGCCGCGCTGGCCCACCCCAAAGGCGAGCGCACCCTGCTGTTCGAGCTGGGCCGGGCCTTTCCCGCCTCCGGCGAGGCCGAGCGGCTGGGACTGCTCATGCGCGGCCCGCTGGCTCCGGCCACCACCGGCGGCGGTGTGGCGGGGGGCTTTGCCGTGTTCAAGGGACTGATCAAGGCCTTTGCCGCCAGCGTGGGGGCAGCCCTGGAAGTGCGGCAACTGCGTGGCGGGGCCGTGCCGAGCGCACTGCATCCGGGCATTGCCGGAGAGGTGGTCTGGAACGGGCAGGCCATCGGCTGGATGGGCGCGCTGCACCCGGAAGTCGCCCAGGACTTTGGCCTGAAGGGGGACACCTTCATCACCGAACTGGGGCTGCCGCTGCCGGGCCGGGTCTGGGGCTTCCGCGATCCCAGCCGTGCGCCCGCCGCGTGGCGGGACCTCGCGGTGATCGCGCCGCAGACGGTGGGCTACGGCGAGGTGGCCGCCCTGCTGCGCCGTGAGGCCGGGGACCTGCTCGAAAGCGTGGACCCCTTTGACGTGTTCACGGGCGAGCAGATCGGCGCCGGCAACCGCTCGGTGGCGGTGCGGCTGGTGTTCCGGGGAGAACGCACCCTCACCGACGCCGAGGTGGACCCGGTGATGGACCGCCTAATGGACGCCGTGCGCGGCCAGGGCTGGAGCATCCGCGAGAAGTAA
- a CDS encoding MFS transporter, giving the protein MTTVPASADLPRAFWLYWSGLSFTALGDAIVYVALPFLALATATHPGSAEVVGLVVLAGSLPRFLGPLLGGLADRSSPRRLLALSAGLRGLAVLGVGLWGLLGQLPLAPLLILAFLNGLLSTLAYATGSALVPRLVSPGALSRANSLGSGALMGAPLVGYGLGGGLIHGLGAPGALLVGVPLILALCAATLGLPPLRAAQAGGRPAPLADLREGLAVIRRSPLLLALLGLSLGLNLALNVMNTRAPLQMATQGRGAADYAIFEMLISGGVLLGIALVTPLAARWSLDTLIGLGRWVLVAGTLGFLDAGVAGWWLGAAVFGVGLGLLEVASTTRAQHLTAPAVRGRVIGALLAVNAVGLSLGAGLAALPLPTSTLMWGLTALLLGLLPLWPAALRRHGRAQRLSASSSA; this is encoded by the coding sequence ATGACCACTGTTCCGGCCTCCGCTGATCTGCCCCGCGCCTTCTGGCTGTACTGGTCGGGCCTCTCGTTCACGGCGCTGGGAGACGCCATCGTGTACGTGGCCCTGCCCTTTCTGGCCCTGGCCACCGCCACGCACCCCGGGTCCGCAGAGGTGGTGGGGCTGGTGGTGCTCGCCGGCAGCCTGCCGCGGTTTCTGGGGCCGCTGCTCGGCGGGCTGGCGGACCGGTCGTCTCCCCGGAGACTGCTCGCCCTGAGCGCCGGGCTGCGGGGACTGGCGGTGCTGGGGGTGGGGCTGTGGGGCCTGCTTGGTCAGCTGCCGCTGGCCCCCCTGCTGATCCTGGCCTTCCTGAACGGGCTGCTGTCCACCCTGGCCTATGCCACGGGCAGCGCGCTGGTACCGCGGCTGGTATCGCCCGGGGCGCTGTCCCGGGCCAACAGTCTGGGCAGCGGCGCACTGATGGGCGCGCCCCTGGTGGGCTACGGGCTGGGGGGCGGGCTCATTCATGGGCTGGGAGCGCCGGGCGCACTGCTGGTGGGTGTGCCGCTGATTCTGGCGCTGTGCGCGGCGACGCTGGGCCTGCCTCCCCTGCGCGCCGCGCAGGCGGGGGGCCGCCCCGCCCCGCTCGCCGATCTGCGCGAGGGCCTGGCGGTGATTCGCCGCTCGCCGCTGCTGCTGGCCCTGCTCGGTCTGAGCCTGGGGCTGAACCTCGCCCTGAACGTCATGAACACCCGCGCGCCTCTGCAGATGGCCACGCAGGGCCGCGGGGCCGCCGACTACGCCATCTTCGAGATGCTGATCTCGGGCGGCGTGCTGCTGGGCATCGCGCTGGTCACGCCGCTGGCGGCCCGGTGGTCGCTGGACACCCTGATCGGGCTGGGGCGCTGGGTGCTGGTGGCGGGAACGCTGGGTTTCCTGGATGCGGGCGTGGCCGGGTGGTGGCTGGGGGCCGCGGTGTTCGGCGTGGGCCTGGGGCTGCTGGAAGTGGCCTCGACCACCCGGGCCCAGCACCTGACCGCTCCGGCGGTGCGGGGCCGCGTGATCGGCGCGCTGCTGGCCGTCAATGCCGTGGGCCTCAGCCTGGGCGCGGGGCTGGCCGCTCTGCCGCTGCCCACCTCAACGCTGATGTGGGGGCTGACGGCCCTGCTGCTGGGCCTGCTGCCCCTGTGGCCCGCCGCGCTGCGCCGCCACGGGCGGGCTCAGCGCCTCAGCGCGTCCTCGAGCGCCTGA
- a CDS encoding NUDIX hydrolase: MAETFAIPCVGALMVREVGGQPCVLIQERRKPGAGTENGLLEVAAGKVREYENVFDALRREVHEETGLRVTRIEGEEAAMTRTVNGYEVMSYAPFCTTQNLSGGYSILLHSFVCEAAGEPVSQSPEAGNFRWMPLGECRTALQDRPEAFYPLHIHALGLYLSKENP, encoded by the coding sequence ATGGCCGAGACGTTCGCCATTCCCTGCGTCGGGGCCCTCATGGTCCGTGAGGTCGGTGGGCAGCCCTGCGTGCTGATTCAGGAACGCCGCAAGCCGGGCGCGGGCACCGAGAACGGACTGCTGGAAGTGGCGGCGGGCAAGGTGCGTGAGTATGAAAACGTCTTCGATGCCCTGCGCCGTGAGGTCCATGAGGAAACCGGACTGCGCGTGACCCGCATTGAGGGCGAAGAAGCGGCCATGACCCGCACCGTGAACGGATACGAGGTCATGAGCTACGCACCCTTCTGCACCACCCAGAACCTGTCGGGCGGGTATTCGATCCTGCTCCACAGCTTTGTCTGTGAGGCCGCAGGTGAGCCGGTCTCCCAGTCGCCGGAGGCGGGCAACTTCCGCTGGATGCCGCTGGGGGAATGCCGGACCGCCCTTCAGGACCGCCCGGAGGCGTTTTACCCGCTTCATATCCATGCGCTCGGCCTGTATCTGAGCAAGGAGAATCCATGA
- a CDS encoding NUDIX domain-containing protein, with product MVADPSDAGQTGMTLMELRAVWGPSSLLAVAVGALIQDERGRVLLQRRGDDGLWSEPGGALDPGEDFLTGARRELIEETGLVCPDLHLMSLPDALQSGPELFHRYPNGHESYIVGMRAQGTLPASALNHAAPDDSGETLELRWFPLDDLPPLSNNANRLSMNVLRARVGLPPVPLTPWPAPPPLGEHLLKLRRKVGPRPLFSPGANVLVTDEHNRLLLLRHAGTGRWTLPGGGLEPGESFEACARRELLEETGLRAKRLEPLEMFAGPRYRFTYPHGDVVDNVSVLYRAHGVTGTLTPQDSEVLAAGWFGAGALPDGTELNGELIRVNVDLWKTLGP from the coding sequence GTGGTTGCCGACCCCAGCGACGCGGGACAGACCGGCATGACCCTGATGGAACTGCGGGCCGTGTGGGGTCCTTCGTCATTGCTGGCTGTGGCTGTGGGGGCCCTGATTCAGGATGAACGCGGGCGCGTACTGCTGCAACGGCGGGGAGATGACGGGCTGTGGAGCGAGCCCGGCGGGGCGCTGGACCCCGGGGAGGACTTCCTGACTGGGGCGCGGCGCGAACTGATAGAAGAGACCGGCTTGGTCTGCCCCGACCTGCATCTGATGTCCCTGCCCGACGCCCTTCAGAGCGGGCCTGAACTGTTCCACCGCTATCCCAACGGCCACGAAAGCTACATTGTGGGAATGCGCGCACAGGGCACGTTGCCCGCCTCGGCGCTGAACCACGCTGCACCCGATGACAGCGGTGAGACCCTGGAGCTGAGGTGGTTTCCACTGGATGATCTCCCCCCCCTCAGCAACAATGCCAACCGCCTGAGCATGAACGTGCTGCGGGCACGGGTGGGCCTGCCGCCGGTGCCCCTGACTCCCTGGCCCGCGCCCCCACCGCTGGGCGAGCATCTGCTGAAGCTGCGCCGAAAGGTGGGGCCCCGTCCCCTCTTCTCCCCCGGGGCCAACGTGCTCGTCACCGACGAACACAACCGGTTGCTGCTGCTCAGGCACGCGGGGACAGGCCGCTGGACCCTACCCGGCGGCGGCCTGGAACCCGGCGAGAGCTTCGAGGCGTGCGCGCGGCGCGAACTCCTCGAGGAAACGGGGCTGCGGGCCAAACGGCTGGAGCCGCTGGAGATGTTCGCGGGGCCGCGCTACCGCTTCACCTACCCGCACGGGGATGTGGTGGACAACGTGTCCGTGCTGTACCGGGCGCACGGCGTCACGGGTACGCTGACTCCGCAGGACAGCGAGGTGCTGGCAGCCGGGTGGTTTGGTGCCGGGGCCTTGCCGGACGGTACGGAGCTGAACGGCGAGTTGATCCGTGTAAACGTGGACCTCTGGAAAACGTTGGGGCCGTAG
- a CDS encoding NUDIX hydrolase gives MRSRAVGILIQNHQVLLMLRRKEGRAYATLPGGGIEAGETPAEACARELLEEVNLVVDVHEEVLTLDNLGSREHYFRVTHRSGEMQLGNGPEGVRHSPENSYDPQWVDVGALDAVNLMPPAARPLVLTLLETP, from the coding sequence ATGAGATCGCGCGCCGTTGGCATTCTTATTCAAAACCATCAGGTGCTGCTGATGCTGCGCCGCAAGGAGGGCCGCGCGTACGCCACCCTGCCGGGCGGCGGCATCGAGGCCGGCGAGACGCCCGCCGAGGCGTGTGCCCGCGAACTGCTCGAAGAGGTCAACCTCGTGGTGGACGTGCACGAGGAGGTGCTGACCCTGGACAACCTGGGCAGCCGCGAGCACTACTTCCGGGTCACCCACCGTTCCGGCGAGATGCAACTGGGGAACGGCCCCGAGGGTGTGCGCCACAGCCCTGAGAATTCCTACGACCCGCAGTGGGTGGATGTCGGCGCGCTGGACGCCGTGAACCTGATGCCCCCCGCCGCACGCCCCCTGGTCCTGACCCTGCTGGAGACCCCATGA
- a CDS encoding lamin tail domain-containing protein: MSFHLPVRRGLMLLTCVSLTLSACGRAPEAGAFLPLAAAGEPVLNEVYYDAPGTDTGTFIELKGPAGKSLSGYSLAAFDTAGTQYRTITLSGSIPASGYFVVAQDTTVPNRSLVNSGADLNNGSASLRLLKSGAIVDALAYGTPGSNRGEGSPAPTTGAGGALARVPDGSDTNANSVDFRVQAATPGVANGGGGTSGKKVLFDLTKAEDAGNADWRIDGAYSDYADALRGLGYTVSSVTGSSITSTTLTGAAVLVIPEPQSPFSDAERTAIQSFVQGGGGVFMITDHRSSDRNNNGWDSPEVFDGWDGSTPATVGSTLQASLNSDVVFGLNASFNSSFSDPVLTATPLTSHPVLNGVGSAGVYVGTSVDVLAGTALMGTGGKTYLAVNTVGAGRVAMWGDSSTFGDNTYSDGSTGTYNNWPNLSNATMGQNIVRWLAGDL, encoded by the coding sequence ATGTCCTTCCATCTGCCTGTCCGCCGCGGCCTGATGCTGCTCACCTGCGTTTCTCTGACGTTGTCGGCCTGTGGCCGCGCCCCGGAGGCGGGGGCGTTCCTGCCGCTCGCCGCGGCCGGAGAGCCGGTTCTCAACGAGGTGTATTACGACGCGCCGGGCACCGACACCGGCACCTTTATTGAACTGAAGGGTCCGGCCGGCAAGAGCCTGAGCGGCTACTCGCTGGCCGCCTTCGACACGGCGGGCACGCAGTACCGGACCATCACCCTCTCCGGCAGCATTCCGGCCAGCGGGTACTTCGTGGTGGCGCAGGACACCACCGTGCCCAACCGCTCGCTGGTGAACAGCGGCGCGGACCTGAACAACGGCAGCGCCAGCCTGCGCCTGCTGAAATCCGGCGCCATTGTGGACGCGCTGGCCTACGGCACGCCGGGCAGCAACCGGGGCGAGGGCAGCCCGGCCCCCACGACCGGAGCAGGCGGTGCGCTGGCCCGCGTGCCCGACGGCAGCGACACCAACGCGAACAGCGTGGATTTCCGGGTACAGGCCGCCACCCCGGGCGTGGCCAACGGGGGCGGGGGCACTTCCGGCAAGAAGGTCCTGTTTGACCTGACCAAGGCAGAGGACGCCGGAAACGCCGACTGGCGCATTGACGGAGCGTACAGCGACTATGCCGATGCGCTGCGCGGCCTGGGCTACACGGTGAGCAGCGTAACGGGCAGCAGCATCACGTCCACGACCCTGACGGGAGCGGCGGTGCTCGTGATCCCGGAGCCGCAGAGCCCTTTCAGCGACGCGGAGCGGACGGCCATTCAGTCCTTCGTGCAGGGGGGCGGCGGGGTGTTCATGATCACCGACCACCGCAGCAGCGACCGCAACAACAACGGCTGGGACAGCCCGGAAGTGTTCGACGGCTGGGACGGCAGCACCCCGGCAACCGTGGGCAGCACCCTGCAGGCCAGCCTGAACAGCGACGTGGTGTTCGGACTGAACGCCTCGTTCAATTCCAGCTTCAGCGATCCGGTCCTGACCGCCACGCCTCTGACCTCGCACCCGGTCCTGAACGGGGTGGGCAGCGCGGGCGTGTACGTGGGCACCAGCGTGGACGTGCTGGCCGGCACGGCGCTGATGGGCACCGGCGGCAAGACCTACCTGGCGGTGAACACGGTGGGCGCGGGCCGCGTGGCAATGTGGGGCGACAGCAGCACCTTCGGGGACAACACGTATTCGGATGGCAGCACCGGTACCTACAACAACTGGCCCAACCTGAGCAACGCCACCATGGGACAGAACATCGTGCGCTGGCTGGCCGGAGACCTATAA
- a CDS encoding response regulator transcription factor, whose protein sequence is MEQRILLIEDNPDITRVVEYELEQAGYRVLSAPDGVTGLTSARESNPDLVILDLGLPDFDGAEIARRLRKTSSVPIIILTAMDAVDRKVNLLEAGADDYMTKPFHPEELVARVKVQLRHQQHGEVITIGALEIHPQKRLCHYNGHEVRLSPKEFDLLTFLARQPGRVYSRQEIEREVWNGELPSNSNVVDVHMANMRAKLRDLDGYGIIRTVRGIGYALKTG, encoded by the coding sequence ATGGAGCAACGCATTCTATTGATCGAAGACAATCCGGACATCACCCGCGTCGTGGAATATGAGCTGGAGCAGGCAGGCTACCGGGTGCTCAGCGCCCCCGACGGTGTGACCGGCCTGACCAGCGCCCGCGAGAGCAATCCGGACCTGGTGATCCTCGACCTGGGCCTGCCCGATTTTGACGGGGCAGAGATCGCCCGCCGCCTGCGCAAGACGAGCAGTGTGCCGATCATCATCCTGACGGCCATGGACGCTGTGGACCGCAAGGTTAACCTCCTGGAAGCGGGTGCGGACGACTACATGACCAAGCCCTTTCACCCCGAGGAACTGGTGGCCCGCGTCAAGGTTCAACTGCGCCACCAGCAACACGGCGAGGTCATCACCATCGGGGCGCTGGAGATCCACCCTCAAAAACGGCTGTGTCATTACAACGGCCACGAGGTGCGGCTCTCGCCCAAGGAATTTGACCTGCTTACCTTCCTGGCGCGTCAGCCGGGGCGGGTGTACTCACGCCAGGAAATCGAGCGCGAGGTCTGGAACGGCGAACTGCCGAGCAACAGCAATGTGGTCGACGTCCACATGGCGAACATGCGCGCCAAGCTGCGCGACCTCGACGGCTACGGCATCATCCGCACCGTCCGCGGCATCGGGTACGCCCTGAAGACCGGCTGA
- a CDS encoding alpha/beta fold hydrolase: MTGDHDELFHDQPDPADTDLAEGAYFEHLNGADLYFEVAGELDSGEAPLVYLHGGPGYNSYSFRELFGEGWTGRPVIYLDSRGSGRSGPLEDTEQGADTLDLDTLVADVEALRDFLGLERIVPLGHGFGGLVALEYARRHPAQTERVVVVGPWLHFPALALTLLREASALRGVALEDPADAVRAAAAEGEHPPVGGARVEAAFNLLNARDLLNALEFVDAPSRMRLEFVDAEGQLVGGGEVQEALVHQGLWEFEYLPFLQDIRRPVYVIVGVHDRTSYPEQVQFLADLADADVTVLDAGHYPWLDDDEAFTQALEDALRR; encoded by the coding sequence ATGACGGGCGACCACGACGAGCTTTTCCATGACCAACCCGACCCTGCCGACACCGATCTGGCCGAGGGCGCGTACTTTGAGCACCTGAACGGCGCGGACCTGTATTTCGAGGTCGCCGGCGAGCTGGACTCGGGCGAGGCCCCGCTGGTCTACCTGCACGGCGGTCCCGGCTACAACAGCTACTCGTTCCGTGAACTGTTCGGTGAGGGCTGGACGGGCCGCCCCGTGATCTATCTGGACAGCCGCGGTTCGGGCCGCAGCGGACCGCTAGAGGACACCGAACAGGGCGCCGACACCCTGGATCTGGACACGCTGGTGGCGGACGTGGAGGCCCTGCGTGACTTCCTGGGTCTGGAGCGCATCGTACCGCTGGGCCACGGCTTCGGCGGGCTGGTGGCACTGGAGTACGCCCGCCGCCACCCGGCGCAGACCGAGCGTGTGGTGGTTGTCGGACCGTGGCTGCACTTTCCAGCGCTAGCCCTGACCCTTCTGCGCGAGGCCAGCGCCCTGCGCGGTGTGGCGCTGGAAGACCCCGCCGACGCCGTGCGCGCCGCCGCCGCGGAAGGCGAGCACCCGCCGGTGGGAGGCGCGCGGGTGGAGGCGGCCTTCAACCTGCTCAACGCCCGCGACCTGCTCAATGCCCTGGAGTTCGTGGACGCCCCCAGCCGCATGAGGCTGGAATTCGTGGACGCCGAAGGCCAGCTGGTGGGCGGCGGCGAGGTGCAGGAAGCGCTGGTCCATCAGGGCCTGTGGGAATTTGAATACCTGCCCTTTTTGCAGGACATCCGCCGCCCGGTGTACGTGATCGTGGGCGTGCATGACCGCACGAGCTACCCCGAACAGGTGCAGTTCCTGGCCGATCTGGCCGACGCCGATGTGACGGTGCTGGACGCCGGACACTATCCCTGGCTGGACGACGATGAGGCCTTTACTCAGGCGCTCGAGGACGCGCTGAGGCGCTGA
- the pheS gene encoding phenylalanine--tRNA ligase subunit alpha, producing the protein MTDNHQPEPQHSESQQQEALQAISGADTLDALQAVKTKYVGKSGLVTRELGALGKLPPEERKARGAQINAVRQAIDAALTEREAVLKRAALDARLASEAIDVTLPGLALPAGGLHPINRVYDDLTRIYERLGYAVVEGPEVEDEHHNFEALNVPWYHPARDLQDTFWLEDGRLLRTHTSPMQIRYMVDHEPALKIVVRGKVYRYEATDATHEAMFHQLEGLVVGDGISMADLKGTIAEMARGLYGPSAKVRFQPSYYPFTEPGADFAVWWDNPRGESKWLELGGCGMVHPNVFRAVDDLREAQGKPRVYEGKTGFAFGLGPERIAMLKYGIPDIRYFYANDPKVLGQFRGELG; encoded by the coding sequence ATGACGGACAACCATCAACCAGAGCCCCAGCATTCAGAGTCCCAGCAACAGGAGGCGCTGCAGGCCATCTCCGGGGCCGACACGCTGGACGCCCTGCAGGCAGTCAAGACGAAGTACGTGGGCAAGAGCGGTCTGGTGACCCGGGAACTGGGAGCGCTGGGCAAGTTGCCGCCCGAGGAGCGCAAGGCGCGCGGCGCGCAGATCAATGCGGTGCGCCAGGCCATCGACGCGGCCCTGACCGAGCGGGAAGCGGTCCTGAAACGTGCGGCGCTGGACGCCCGGCTGGCCTCCGAGGCCATCGACGTGACCCTGCCGGGTCTGGCGCTGCCCGCCGGAGGCCTGCATCCCATCAACCGGGTCTACGACGACCTGACCCGCATCTACGAACGGCTGGGCTACGCGGTGGTCGAGGGACCGGAGGTCGAGGACGAGCACCACAACTTCGAGGCCCTGAACGTGCCGTGGTACCACCCCGCCCGTGACCTGCAGGACACCTTCTGGCTGGAGGACGGCCGCCTGCTGCGCACCCACACCAGCCCCATGCAGATCCGCTACATGGTGGACCACGAACCGGCGCTGAAGATCGTGGTGCGCGGCAAGGTCTACCGCTACGAGGCCACCGACGCCACCCACGAGGCGATGTTTCACCAGCTTGAGGGACTGGTGGTGGGCGACGGCATCTCCATGGCCGACCTCAAGGGCACCATTGCCGAGATGGCGCGCGGGCTGTACGGTCCCTCGGCGAAGGTGCGCTTTCAGCCCAGCTACTACCCCTTTACCGAACCCGGCGCGGACTTCGCGGTGTGGTGGGACAACCCACGCGGCGAGAGCAAGTGGCTGGAGCTGGGCGGCTGTGGCATGGTCCACCCCAACGTGTTCAGGGCGGTGGACGACCTGCGCGAGGCCCAGGGCAAGCCGCGCGTCTACGAGGGCAAGACCGGCTTTGCCTTCGGCCTGGGGCCGGAGCGCATCGCCATGCTCAAGTACGGCATTCCGGACATCCGGTACTTCTACGCCAACGATCCGAAGGTGCTGGGCCAGTTCCGGGGAGAGCTGGGCTGA
- a CDS encoding P1 family peptidase has protein sequence MPSSAPSRDLSPPNTTLTAVAGFRVGHWTDPVGQTGCTVVLCPDEGAVASASFLGPSPATREGVLLSPEKKVERVHAVLLAGGSAFGLSAATGVVRVLEERGVGHPTPWARVPLVPGAVVYDLGVGDPTARPGEREGEAAARSASDAPVPRGRVGAGTGTTAGKYLGGVGTVPGGLGSVMLERHGVQVGALAVVNPIGDVLDERGGVLAGPGTGPGAVSFTPGDVENTTLIAVVTEHTLTKAECRRLADAAQTALGRVIHPSHTAWDGDAAFMLSACTRPPADPLLLGALVQEAVCAAVRDAVRQANALDV, from the coding sequence ATGCCGTCCTCCGCGCCGTCCCGAGATCTGAGCCCTCCCAACACCACCCTGACGGCCGTTGCCGGCTTCCGGGTGGGCCACTGGACCGACCCGGTGGGCCAGACCGGCTGTACCGTCGTGCTGTGTCCGGATGAGGGTGCGGTGGCCTCGGCCTCGTTTCTGGGGCCCAGTCCGGCCACCCGCGAGGGCGTTCTGCTGTCTCCCGAGAAGAAGGTGGAGCGTGTCCACGCTGTGCTGCTGGCCGGTGGCAGCGCTTTTGGCCTGTCGGCGGCGACCGGTGTGGTGCGGGTACTGGAGGAAAGGGGGGTGGGCCACCCGACGCCCTGGGCCCGCGTGCCGCTGGTACCGGGCGCGGTGGTGTATGACCTAGGGGTGGGCGACCCTACTGCCCGGCCCGGCGAGCGGGAAGGCGAGGCCGCGGCGCGCTCGGCCTCGGACGCTCCCGTGCCCCGGGGCCGGGTAGGGGCGGGCACCGGGACCACGGCCGGCAAGTACCTGGGTGGGGTCGGCACGGTGCCCGGGGGACTGGGCAGCGTGATGCTGGAGCGTCACGGCGTACAGGTGGGGGCGCTGGCGGTGGTCAATCCCATCGGGGACGTGCTGGACGAACGTGGCGGCGTCCTCGCCGGGCCGGGCACGGGGCCGGGAGCGGTGTCGTTCACGCCCGGCGACGTGGAGAACACCACCCTGATCGCGGTGGTCACCGAGCACACCCTGACCAAGGCCGAGTGCCGCCGCCTGGCCGACGCCGCCCAGACCGCCCTGGGCCGGGTGATCCACCCCAGCCACACCGCCTGGGACGGCGACGCCGCCTTCATGCTCAGCGCCTGTACGCGCCCACCCGCTGATCCGTTGCTGTTGGGTGCGCTGGTGCAGGAAGCGGTCTGCGCAGCGGTTCGGGACGCGGTGCGGCAGGCGAACGCTCTGGATGTGTAA